One part of the Glycine soja cultivar W05 chromosome 11, ASM419377v2, whole genome shotgun sequence genome encodes these proteins:
- the LOC114375533 gene encoding uncharacterized protein LOC114375533: MSSSEGVFELGIEFSEANNVLLMSIMEETQEEEYYGDDRLVSMIQSLEAEISDTEMSQTYEIGHVDDQDCSTSVRGPDHWVEMELISSLLFDEISAWIPCGDEMMERAAMEYEAGNGIDDLQLCYGAFLLEQQYKENHYLAQGPSDAVF, encoded by the coding sequence ATGTCTTCCTCAGAGGGTGTCTTTGAATTGGGAATTGAGTTCTCAGAAGCCAACAATGTTCTTCTCATGTCTATAATGGAAGAAACACAGGAAGAAGAGTACTATGGTGATGATAGACTTGTGAGTATGATTCAGTCATTGGAGGCAGAGATCAGTGACACTGAAATGAGTCAAACGTATGAGATTGGACACGTGGACGATCAAGATTGCTCCACGTCAGTCAGGGGCCCTGATCATTGGGTTGAAATGGAATTGATCTCTTCTTTGCTTTTTGATGAGATTAGTGCATGGATCCCTTGTGGAGATGAGATGATGGAGCGTGCAGCAATGGAATATGAAGCAGGAAATGGCATTGATGATCTGCAATTGTGTTATGGAGCTTTCTTGTTGGAGCAACAATACAAAGAGAATCATTATTTGGCACAAGGGCCAAGTGATGCAGTAttctga
- the LOC114375132 gene encoding uncharacterized protein LOC114375132, translating to MSSSEGVFELGIDFSESNNVLLMSLMEETQEEEYYGDDRLVTMIQSLEAEITETEMGQMYEMGHVDSQDCSTSVSDPNQWVDMELISSLPFDEMNAWIPCGDDMMEHAAMEYEAGHDINDFQLFYGVFLEQQYRETNYLAQGCDAVL from the coding sequence ATGTCTTCCTCAGAAGGTGTCTTTGAATTGGGAATTGATTTCTCGGAATCAAACAATGTTCTTCTCATGTCACTAATGGAAGAAACCCAAGAAGAAGAGTACTATGGCGATGATAGACTTGTGACCATGATTCAGTCATTGGAGGCAGAGATCACTGAAACTGAAATGGGTCAAATGTATGAGATGGGACACGTGGATAGTCAAGATTGCTCCACGTCAGTCAGTGATCCTAATCAATGGGTTGACATGGAATTGATCTCTTCCTTGCCTTTTGATGAGATGAATGCATGGATCCCTTGTGGAGATGACATGATGGAACATGCAGCAATGGAATATGAAGCTGGACATGATATCAATGATTTTCAATTGTTTTATGGAGTTTTCTTGGAGCAACAATATAGAGAGACTAATTATTTGGCACAAGGGTGTGATGCagtattatga
- the LOC114374469 gene encoding uncharacterized protein LOC114374469, protein MASQVCETLAFINGDDGLKINGALLMSLMEEPSPSDESDDDRLDSLIRSFEAEISGSKMGDHHDSSSIGSEILMSNNIIEECASQSWNNNMGEIDGVECWANSSSSEFGVEWVDMDFVQSSPFEERSWSVDPCGDEYAIANNLKGYDGFALGEHGCNSLWQDMACN, encoded by the coding sequence ATGGCTTCTCAAGTTTGTGAAACTTTGGCTTTCATCAACGGTGATGATGGGTTGAAAATCAACGGTGCTCTTCTAATGTCCCTGATGGAAGAGCCATCACCAAGTGATGAGAGTGATGATGATCGATTGGATAGCTTGATTAGGTCCTTTGAGGCTGAAATTAGTGGAAGCAAGATGGGGGATCATCATGATTCATCATCCATAGGGTCAGAAATATTGATGAGCAATAATATTATAGAAGAGTGTGCATCTCAATCATGGAATAATAACATGGGAGAGATTGATGGAGTGGAGTGTTGGGCTAATTCATCATCAAGTGAATTTGGGGTGGAGTGGGTAGATATGGATTTTGTGCAATCATCCCCATTTGAAGAAAGGAGCTGGAGTGTTGACCCTTGTGGAGATGAGTATGCTATCGCAAACAACTTGAAAGGGTATGATGGGTTTGCCTTGGGAGAACATGGATGCAATTCCTTGTGGCAAGACATGGCATGCAATTGA
- the LOC114375147 gene encoding uncharacterized protein LOC114375147, with amino-acid sequence MSSSEGAFELGSEFSEANNVLLMSLMEETQEEEYYGDERLVSMIQSLEAEITDTEIGQMYEMGHVDGQDCSTSVSDPNHWVDMELISSLPFDEMNAWIPSGYEMMEHAAMEYEAGTGIDDLQLCYGAFLDQQYRENHYLALGPSDAVF; translated from the coding sequence ATGTCTTCCTCAGAGGGTGCCTTTGAATTGGGAAGTGAGTTCTCAGAAGCCAACAATGTTCTTCTCATGTCTCTAATGGAAGAAACACAAGAAGAAGAGTACTATGGCGATGAGAGACTTGTGAGCATGATTCAGTCATTGGAGGCAGAGATCACTGACACTGAAATAGGTCAAATGTATGAGATGGGACACGTGGATGGTCAAGACTGCTCCACGTCAGTCAGTGACCCTAATCATTGGGTTGACATGGAATTGATCTCTTCCTTGCCCTTTGATGAGATGAATGCATGGATCCCTTCTGGATATGAAATGATGGAGCATGCAGCAATGGAATATGAAGCTGGAACTGGCATTGATGATCTTCAATTGTGTTATGGAGCTTTCTTGGATCAACAATATAGAGAGAATCATTATTTGGCACTAGGGCCAAGTGATGCAGTATTCTGA